The nucleotide sequence CGAAACGATGCAACGCAGCACCGATGACGCGGTGCAGTCCATCCAGGCGATCAGCGAAGTGATCGACCGAGTCAACCAACTCAGTCGTTTGATCGCATCCGCTGTCGAAGAGCAAAGCATCACCACCGAACAGATTGCCGAACACATCGGCGGAACGGCCGAATTGGCCAGCACCGTCGCCCGTGGTGTTGCCGAATCGGCAAACGCCAGCCGCGAAATCACTGAAAACATTAGCCACGTCGAAGGCGTGCTGAACGATACGGTGACCAACGCGTCCGCCAATGCGGACAGCGGCGAACAGTTGTTGCAACTGGCCGACGACATGCAACGTTTGGTGTCGCAGTTCAAGTTGTCCGAGTCTTCGCAGCCGAAAAAGTTTGCGGCCAACGCCTAGTGCGTTTGGCTTATCGATGAAAGATCAATCCATGTCCATTTCTGCACTTGTTGTTGACGATTCGCTTCTGTTTCGCAAAGTCGTTCGTGACTGTCTGGCCCAAATCGGTGACGTCGAAGTCATCGGCGTCGCGGGGGACGGCAAAGCGGCGGTCGAAAAGATTCGGCGATTCCGACCGGATGTTGTCACGCTGGATGTCGAAATGCCCGGCATGGACGGCTTGGCGGTCTTGCGACAGATCAAACGCGATCGTCTGCCGACCAAGATCATCATGCTGAGCGCTCTGACCGAACGGGGCGCCGACGCTACGACCGAAGCGTTGTCGTTGGGGGCATTCGATTTCATCTTGAAGCCCAGTCACGGCAGCCCGGAAAAAAACCTGGCCGACCTGAAAGAACAGCTATCCCAGCGGATTTCCGCGGTTCGTCGGCGTCCGACATCGGCATCCAAAACGATCAAGCCTGCCATTCCGCGTTCACCGCGAACGGCCATGGTCACCAAACGTGCCGTTGCCAATCCATCGCGGCGTGCCGCCGGTTTGATCGAAGCGGTTCTGATTGGCATTTCCACCGGAGGTCCCAAGGCCCTGCGAGCGTTGTTGACGCAACTGCCCGCCGATTATTCGGTGCCGATCATCATTGTCCAACACATGCCTCCGATGTTTACCGCGTCGATGGCCCGCGACATTGATCGTCATGCCAAGTTGGACGTGGTTGAAGCCGCCGACGAAATGCCATTGGTCGGTGGGACCGCCTACATCGCGCCCGGTGGCAAACACTTGGAAGTGCACCGTGTGGCCGGTTCGCTGCGGGCACGTGTCACCGACGCGCCACCGGAACGCAACTGCAAACCCAGCGTCAACGTGATGTTCCGATCCGCCAGTGATGCCACCGGTGGAAGAGTATTGGGGGCCATCATGACCGGCATGGGCGATGACGGTTTGGCGGGATGTCAACACCTGCGAAATGCCGGTGGAACCGTCTGGGCCCAAGACGAAGCGTCGTGCACCGTTTTCGGAATGCCGCGCCAGATCATCGAAGCGGGATTGGCCGACCGCATCTTGCCGCTGAACCAGTTCGCGGATGCTTTAATTCAGACCGGACAGAAACGGTTGGCAGTTTGTCACTGATCCGCAGCGGACATCGCACAACGGTCAACCGCCGGCCATTTCGACGACAGCATCACGCATCGAAATCAACTCATCCATTTCCTTGACACTTCGTACCAACACCATGCAAGCAACTGTGGAACGGCATCAATTGGATCGCGTTCGCGGATTGGCGAAACAATTGTGTGGCATCCATTTGGATGGATCCAAGGACTATCTCATTCGACGTCGCCTGAATGAGTTGATGGTGGATGAAAAAATCGACAATCTGCAAGACTTGCTGGCGTTGGCCGAAGCCCCGTACAACCGCAAGATCCGCGAGCGGATGGTGGATGCGCTGACCACACACGAAACGCTGTTCTTTCGTGACAAGTCACCGTTCGACGCGCTGACGCAGCACATCATTCCGAAGCTGTACCGCGAAGCCGTCGGTCGACCAAGATTGCGGATCTGGTCCGCGGCCTGCAGCACCGGTCAAGAACCCTACAGTCTTGCGATCGCGTGCCTGGAATCGTTGCCCGAACGGTCCCGGTGGGATATCCGCATCGACGCCTCGGACGTCTCGGTTGGTACCGTGGAAGCCGCCAAGCGTGGAAGGTTCCAGAATTTCGAACTTTCGCGTGGTTTAAGCCCACAGCAGCAAAGCCGGTACTTTCGTCGCGAAGGCAATGATTATCGAATCGTTGACGAAGTCCGAGGAATGGTGAACTTCCAAGTCAACAATCTGCTGACATCCACGCCGCCCGGTCATGACTATGACGTGATCATGTGTCGCAACGTCGCGATCTACTTCACGCCGGCCGACCGACGTCGGATTTATCAAAAGATGGCCTCGGCGCTTCGGCCCCAGGGCTCTTTGTTTTTGGGGTGTAGCGAGGTGCCCACCAACGTCAGCGACCTTTTCAAGACGGTCCCGCTTGGACGCGCCACCAGTTATCAGCGGATCGGCTGATCGTTTGGATCTGGATCGGTGACACGCTGGACCATCGATTGATCGTCCGGCGGTGTGTCCCGCACGTCGGATGCCACATCACGGTCGAACGCATCAACATGGTCCGAATCGTCATCGCGGGGGCGGTCTTCGTCGCGTGCCGGTTCGTGCAACCACCACGGGATGGCCAAAACGCATGCGGCCGCCACAATCATCACCCAGGGATGCCCCACGCTGCCCGGCCACCACGTAGCATTTTCGGTGGCGGCCCAAACGGTGATTTGAATCGACGTGGCAATTGGCAGTGTGACGGCGAACCGACCCAGTGCGTCAGCCCAACGCCTGGGAATCAGCAACGCCAGCAGCGATGCCGCCACCAATACCGACGGCAACGCCTGCCATCCGACGATCACAGCGGGCACGGCGATCATCAAGATCAAGTCGACCAAGCGTCGGCTACTGTCGGCTAGCGGGCTGAGTTTCAAATCTGCTTGGTTGCACAAACCTCGTGCCAGCGAACGTCCCGCGAAACCCGCGGCCGCCAATGCCGTCAACAACCGTGCGGCGGCATCCAGGATGCCCGCATTGTTCTGCCAATTCTGTGACACCAGCGATGCCGCATCGTTGATTTGGTCGATGCGATAGAAACGCCAGTCGACGACCAGCAAGCTGGGGAACATCAATGGGATCACCAACAGTGTGATCGCAGCGAATGTGACCAACCGCGAGGGCAAGCGGTTGCCGTCGAAACGGATCAGACCGAACGCCCAGCCGATGGAAAGGCCGACGACTTGAAACGCCAACAAGTACCAAACGTCGGGATCGACCACACGGCTGTGAAGAACGCTGCGGGCCGCGTCGATGGCCTGGCCGGGCGGGCTGAATCCGTGGATCACCGCGATGCCGATCGACGTCAGCGACAATCCCACCGCCGCTTCGACAATCGGGTATCGCGGCGAAATGGGCAATCGGCACGTCCGGCATCGACCTTGGACCGCCATCCAGCCCAGCACCGGGAAATTGTCGCGGGCCAACAACTGGGTGCCGCAACGTGGGCAATGCGATCGCCCGCCCAAGCCACGTCCCAGCGGCATTCGCCAGGCGACGACGTTCAAGAAACTTCCGATCGCCGATGCCACCCACAGCATCCAACCGACGATGACCACTTCGACCATGCGCGGAAGGATCAATTCGCCGATGCGAAAGTGCGGATGCGCGCGTTGAATCCACCACGCACCGCCCCACACGTAAACCGTGGCGATTGCCAGCAGGGCAAAGATCGTTGCCCAGAACATCCAGGGGACGCGGGACCATCGGAATCGTCTGTGTCGTGCGGCCAAGCCTGTCTGAACCGAATGAAGAATGGTGCGAAATGGAACAGGAACGGGCGGAATCAAGTGAACTTTGACGGCCCGGATGCTGGTGGTGTGAATTTGACCAGCCGATAAGCTCAGGTGGAAACTGATTGTATGCCAACCCGGTCGCCACTGAACCGCCCATGTCGATTCCGCCGATTCGCCACCGTCACGTCAATGAGCATCCGGTTCGCAAGGACGGTGATTATGTGCTGTATTGGATGATCGCGTTTCGCCGAACCGGCTGGAATTTTTCGCTTCAGCATGCCGTGGATCGGGCGAATCAACTGGGCAAGCCGCTGTTGATCTTTGAACCGTTGCGGACCCGGTATCGCTGGGCCAGCGACCGGTTGCATCGGTTTGTGATCGAGGGCATGGCGGATAATGCGGCGAATTGTCAGCGTCAGGGTGTGGCCTATTTTCCGTATGTCGAACCGGCGCCGGGCCGCGGGACACCCTTGCTGCATCGATTGGCCAAGCGGGCTTGTACGGTGGTGACCGACCAGTACCCGTGTTTCTTTCTGCCCGACATGATCCGCGCGGTCAAAGATCGTATTCCCGCACGGTTGGAACAGGTCGATTCCAACGGGGTGATTCCTTTGGCCCAACCGGATCGGTTCTTCACGGTCGCCCACAGCTATCGACGTTGGATGCAAAAGAACGTCATCGATTCGTTATTGGCGATGCCCCGGGAACAGCCGCTAACTGACCTGCAAAACAAACAGGCGGATGCGGATTCGTTGTTGCCTGCGGGGGTGAAACGCCGCTGGAAGGCTGCCGATCTTACGGCGTTGCTGGGCGACGGCGGGCTGGCCGAAATCCCGATCGACCACGACGTTCGGCCCAGCCCCACGGTTCGGGGTGGAAGTGTCGAAGCGAACCGGCGATTGGACACGTTCCTCAAGCAGCGGTTGTCGGACTATGACGAACTGCGGAACCATCCCGACGAACATGCAACGACGGGGCTAAGCGCGCATCTGCACTTTGGTCACATCGCCGCCCACCAGGTGGTCCAAGCGATCTTGGATCATGAATCTTGGACTCCCGATCAGGCCGGGGCGGCCAACGGCAAGAACCACGGGTTCTGGAACACCAGTCCGCCGGCGGAAGCCTTGCTGGATCAAATCTTGACCTGGCGTGAAATCGGGTTCAATCAAGCTTATCAGCGTCCGCAGACCTACGATCGACTGGAATCGTTACCCGATTGGGCGCAGAAGACGATTGCTGAAACTCGATCGGATCCGCGACCCTACTTGTACACGTTGAAGCAATTTGAAAACGCCCAAACGCACGACGAACTTTGGAACGCCGCCCAGCGTGAACTGGTGGAAACCGGTTTGATGCACAACTACATGCGAATGTTGTGGGGCAAGAAGATTTTGCACTGGACCGAAAACGCCCAGCAGGCCTTGGATTTCATGATCCACCTGAACAACAAGTACGGCTTGGACGGGCGGGACCCCAACAGCTATTGCGGGATCCTGTGGGTGCTGGGACGAACCGATCGGGCGTGGGGCCCCAAGCGTCCGGTGTTCGGAAGCATTCGGTACATGACCAGCGACAGCACCCGGCGAAAATTGCGGTTGGGAAAGTATTTACAACGATTTGGTGATTGAATCGGCCGTCGGGCTGGACGCGGCGCAGTGTTTGAACCGATGTGGGCTCCGGTGAATTGGCCTTCGAGCCGGAGTGACGATGACGTAAAACGTTCCGATTGTTCGCCTGACAAACGCCATGTGCGGCATAATCCGGCGTAACAAGACGGATTCGCCACCGCCCCGTCGGCCGACGAATCGATCGAAGACTGTGATGTGGGTGATTGGGTGATATTCAAAGCGATTGCTGTGGCCGTGGTGCTGTTGGTGTTGGCAATGGCCGTTCTGGCGGTGGTTTCCCGGCGGACATTCATGCGGGCGATTTTTCGTCCGGTGCTGTCACTGCTGTACCGCAAACGTGTTGTCGGACTAGAGAATCTGCCCCGCGACGGCGGGTGTGTGGTGATCAGCAACCACATCAGCTGGATCGATGGCATTCTGATTCTGTGGATGCTGCCGCGAAATGTGCGTTTCGTCGTGGCCGCCGAAAACTTCAACGGCGGCGTCATGCAGTGGATTGCGGGGGCGTTCGATACGATTTTGATGTCGGCCAGCCCTAAGTCGATCGCGCGGGCGCTGAAATCGGCACGTGACGGATTGCACGACGGCGACGTCGTTGGTGTGTTTCCCGAAGGCTCGCTCAGCCGGACCGGCCAGCTTCATGGATTCAAACCGGGCATCAAGAAAATTCTCAAGGGCACCGACGCCCCCGTGATCCCGATGTGGCACGAGGGGATGTGGGGCAGCGTGTTCAGTTTTTCGGGCGGCAAGTTCTTTTGGAAATGGCCACGCCAGTTTCGTCGCCAGATCACCCTGTACATCGGCGAACCGTTGGCAGCCGATACGCCGTTGGATGTGATGCGGTCGCGGGTCCAAGATCTGGGGGCGCGGGCCAGCGTCGAAACGCGTCGCCGGTACCCCGTTTTGCCCAGTCGAGTGATCCGCGTTTGGCGTCGACGCGGCCGGCGTATGCAGGCAGCCGATTCCACCGGCGTGGAAGTCGGCGGTCGTGCGTTGCTGACACGTGTGTTTGCACTGCGTCGTGCACTGCGTCGCGAGATTTTCGATCGCGATGAAAAGTTCGTCGGCATCCTGTTGCCGCCCAGCGTTGCCGGGGTCGCGGTCAACGTGGCTTTGGCGATGGACCGGCGGATCAGTTCCAACCTGAACTACACCGTGACCAGCGATGTGTTGAATCATTGCACCGAATCACTGGGCGTCCGGCATGTGCTGACCAGTCGTAAGTTCATGGACAAGTTCGATTTTGAACTGTCCGCCGAAACGGTGATGCTGGAAGACTTGCGTGACAAGATCACCACGATGGACAAGGTGGTCGCATTCATCCAAGCCAATTTGATCCCCGCGGTGCTGCTGGATCGAATGCTGGGGCTGAATCGCATCGATTCGGATGATCTGTTGACGGTCATCTTCACCAGCGGATCGACCGGAATGCCCAAGGGCGTCATGCTGAGCCACGCCAACATCAGCCACAACGTCGACGGGATCGAACGGTTGGTCCGCTTGGATTCCGAAGACAACGTGTTGGGCGTCCTGCCGTTCTTCCATTCGTTCGGCTACAGCGTGACGTTGTGGGCCGTCAACACCTTGGGCCCCGCCGGCGTTTATCACTTCAACCCGTTGGATTCCAAACAGGTCGGCAAGCTGGCCAAGCGATATCACGCGACAGTCTTGCTGGGCACACCGACGTTCATGCGTGGTTACCTGCGTCGCGTCACCCCAGATCAGTTTGCCGATCTGGACGTCGTCGTCGTGGGCGCCGAAAAGATGCCGCCGGACTTGTTCGATGCGTTCGAACAGCGATTCGGTGTCCGGCCGATCGAAGGCTATGGGGCCACCGAACTGAGTCCCCTGGTTGCGGTCAACATTCCGCCCAGTCGATCCGCCGCCAAGCACCAACGCGACCGACTGGAAGGTTCCGTCGGACGACCATTTCCCGGGCTGGGCATCAAAATCGTTTCACCCGATGACGGTCACGAATTGCCCGCGGGCGAAGACGGCATGCTGATCGTGTCGGGACCCAATGTGATGCGGGGCTACGCCGGACAAGACGATTTGACCGCCGAAGCAATCACGTCGGGATGGTACACCACCGGCGACATTGCGCATGTGGATGCCGAAGGCTTTTTGCACATCACCGGACGGCTCAGCCGGTTTTCCAAGATCGGCGGCGAAATGGTTCCGCACGTTCGGGTCGAAGAAGTCTTGCTGGATTTTTTGGAGTCGAATCAGGCCGATGCACCGGAGCCCAGCGATGGGCATCCCGATGTCCCGCTGTGTGTGACTTCGGTGCCCGATGAAAAGAAGGGCGAACGCTTGTTGGTGCTACTTGCCCCCGGTGTGATGAATGAAACAATTCATCCCGATTCGATGCGCAAGGCTTTGACCGACGCGGGGTTGCCCAATTTGTTTGTTCCGGCCCGTGACGCATTTGTGGAAGTCGATCACATTCCGCTGCTGGGCACGGGGAAATTGGATCTGAAAGGCGTCAAAGACAAAGCGGTGGAACTGTCCGGCAGTCCCGTGTCATAGCGATGCATCGGTCGGGCAAGCCGTGTCATGCCTTTTGGTGGATCACCGGTTTACGTCGACGCGGATAGACTTCGCGACAAATCGGGCAAACCGTACCGTCACAACCACGAGCGGTGCAGTGTTCCCGACCGTAATAAATGATTTGTAAATGCAGTTCGTTCCAGCGGTCACGTGGGAACAGTTTCTTCAGGTCTGATTCGGTTTGTGTGACGTTCTTGCCGTTGGTCAAACCCCAACGCTGAGCCAAGCGATGGATATGCGTGTCGACCGGAAATGCGGGTTCGCCGAAGGCCTGTGCCATGACGACGCTGGCGGTCTTGTGCCCCACGCCGGGCAGCGATTCCAACGCATCAATCGAACCGGGGACCTGGCCGTCGTGCCTGTCGATCAAGATCTGTGACAAGGCGGCCAGATTTTTTGCCTTTGATTTTGACAGCCCCAGCGGCCGGATGATCTCCAAGATTTCCGCTTCGCCTAGATCACGCATGGCCATCGGATTGCCCGCCACGCGGAACAATTCCGGGGTGACTTCGTTGACTTTTTTGTCCGTGCACTGCGCGCTCAATACCACCGCAACCAACAGCGTGAATTCGTCGTGATGATCCAGTGGGATGGGTGGGTTCGGGTACAGATCCGCCAACCGGCGATCGATGTGTTCGGCCCGTTCTCGTTTCAGCAAGGTCGTTAAATCGTCTGGGGGTAGGCGGCCATCGGCGATGTCTGGCAATGGCTGGCGGCAATGCATCTAAGAAACGTTTTCTAGACGCTTTTGAATATCCATGGCCAGTTCGTCGGCCTGTTGTCGCATTCTGTCTTCGTTGGATTCGAATTGTTGCTGAAACGTCTGGTCCAGTTCGGCCAGTTTTTGCTTAAGCGTTTCCTGCTTGTCCTTTGTCGACGCTTCGATCTCCGCTGCGACGGCTTGTTTTTGTTCTTCCAGCCATCGATCGATGACCGCCAAGTCTTTGTCTCGTTTCTTGGCCAGGTCACTGGCTTCCAACTGGTGAATCGAAGCGGAAACACGCATCGCTTTGGCTTTGGCGTGTTCCACCGCCGCGATCAGGTCACAGGCATGGTTTTGATGCGAAGCCATCTTTTTTTGAAGGGGGCCGATGGTCGCAAAGTGGGCGGCGATGCCGATGACCAGGGCGGCCACGAACGTGCTGCCCGCGGCAATTGGCGAAGCGTCCGCGGTGAACAGAAGTAGCATCGCCAACAAAAGACCGATGACGATGCCGCCGATCGGGAACCAAAAGTGATCGTGGATTCGCGTGATTCGCAGACCGTGCAGTTCTTGGTTCAACTGCTCGATGCGCGCCGTCAGGTCGTGCATGGATTCGACCGACTGGCGGATGGAATCAGGGGGGCGCAGTTCCAAGCGACCGTAGGCGGCGGCGTCTTCGCGGACTTCGCCGAAATCGGTCCCGTGCTGGTGCATCCAGGATCGCAGCGGTTCGATGGCGGCCGCGGCCCGGTGGTGCGCCTGGCGAATCGCTTGGTCGTCCTTTTGGCGTGCGCTGCTGGGGGTGTTTTTTTCTTGATCAAATCGCGACAGAACTTCGATTCGTCTTTCTTCGGCCTGACGAATCAGCGGTTCACATTTTTGTTGAACCTGTCGTTTGACCGAACCGGCCAGTTTGGCCAATTGCCCGCGTAGGGCCAGGGTTTCGGTTTCGTAACGGTCGATCACCGCCTCGCCGGATTCGTCCCAACGTTTCAGCATGGCCCGGCGGTCTTCGCGGCATTGCCGCATCACGGCGGCTCGTTGGGGATTGGGCGATTCAGACATCGGACCCTCCGGTCGGTACCGCTAGCCGATTCGGCCGGTGCCGCTAGCGGATCGGGCGAAACGTGCACGGCAACTCCCGATTGTACCTGTTCGCAGGTGCGGTCGTGCCGAATCCGTCTTGACCCCGACTCCGACCGACCCGTAGTGAAACACCGAACACCCGCAACGAGCCGAATCGATTCGGCTTTCCGGCACGCTTGATTGTGCCGGACGCGGCAAGATCATCGCTAAATCACCTACCCATCTCCGCGTACGGCAGGACACCGTTTCCATGTTGAAGACCTTGCTTTGCCTTTCTCTGGTTCCGGCCACCCTGCTGTTGGTCGGATGTGGCTCGGACGAACCTGCCGCATCGGTGGCCCAAGCCGCCGCACCGGCGAACGCCGCGAATAACGGCTCCGGTACGCAGTCCGCCGCCGAATCCCAACAAGCCGAAGCGGTCGTCAGCCAATTTCTGGACCGCATTCGTCGTGGGGCCGGACAAGCGTCAGCCGAAGAATTGCTGACC is from Crateriforma conspicua and encodes:
- a CDS encoding cryptochrome/DNA photolyase family protein — translated: MSIPPIRHRHVNEHPVRKDGDYVLYWMIAFRRTGWNFSLQHAVDRANQLGKPLLIFEPLRTRYRWASDRLHRFVIEGMADNAANCQRQGVAYFPYVEPAPGRGTPLLHRLAKRACTVVTDQYPCFFLPDMIRAVKDRIPARLEQVDSNGVIPLAQPDRFFTVAHSYRRWMQKNVIDSLLAMPREQPLTDLQNKQADADSLLPAGVKRRWKAADLTALLGDGGLAEIPIDHDVRPSPTVRGGSVEANRRLDTFLKQRLSDYDELRNHPDEHATTGLSAHLHFGHIAAHQVVQAILDHESWTPDQAGAANGKNHGFWNTSPPAEALLDQILTWREIGFNQAYQRPQTYDRLESLPDWAQKTIAETRSDPRPYLYTLKQFENAQTHDELWNAAQRELVETGLMHNYMRMLWGKKILHWTENAQQALDFMIHLNNKYGLDGRDPNSYCGILWVLGRTDRAWGPKRPVFGSIRYMTSDSTRRKLRLGKYLQRFGD
- a CDS encoding prepilin peptidase; the protein is MFWATIFALLAIATVYVWGGAWWIQRAHPHFRIGELILPRMVEVVIVGWMLWVASAIGSFLNVVAWRMPLGRGLGGRSHCPRCGTQLLARDNFPVLGWMAVQGRCRTCRLPISPRYPIVEAAVGLSLTSIGIAVIHGFSPPGQAIDAARSVLHSRVVDPDVWYLLAFQVVGLSIGWAFGLIRFDGNRLPSRLVTFAAITLLVIPLMFPSLLVVDWRFYRIDQINDAASLVSQNWQNNAGILDAAARLLTALAAAGFAGRSLARGLCNQADLKLSPLADSSRRLVDLILMIAVPAVIVGWQALPSVLVAASLLALLIPRRWADALGRFAVTLPIATSIQITVWAATENATWWPGSVGHPWVMIVAAACVLAIPWWLHEPARDEDRPRDDDSDHVDAFDRDVASDVRDTPPDDQSMVQRVTDPDPNDQPIR
- a CDS encoding protein-glutamate methylesterase/protein-glutamine glutaminase, translated to MSISALVVDDSLLFRKVVRDCLAQIGDVEVIGVAGDGKAAVEKIRRFRPDVVTLDVEMPGMDGLAVLRQIKRDRLPTKIIMLSALTERGADATTEALSLGAFDFILKPSHGSPEKNLADLKEQLSQRISAVRRRPTSASKTIKPAIPRSPRTAMVTKRAVANPSRRAAGLIEAVLIGISTGGPKALRALLTQLPADYSVPIIIVQHMPPMFTASMARDIDRHAKLDVVEAADEMPLVGGTAYIAPGGKHLEVHRVAGSLRARVTDAPPERNCKPSVNVMFRSASDATGGRVLGAIMTGMGDDGLAGCQHLRNAGGTVWAQDEASCTVFGMPRQIIEAGLADRILPLNQFADALIQTGQKRLAVCH
- the nth gene encoding endonuclease III, with translation MLKRERAEHIDRRLADLYPNPPIPLDHHDEFTLLVAVVLSAQCTDKKVNEVTPELFRVAGNPMAMRDLGEAEILEIIRPLGLSKSKAKNLAALSQILIDRHDGQVPGSIDALESLPGVGHKTASVVMAQAFGEPAFPVDTHIHRLAQRWGLTNGKNVTQTESDLKKLFPRDRWNELHLQIIYYGREHCTARGCDGTVCPICREVYPRRRKPVIHQKA
- a CDS encoding AMP-binding protein → MGDWVIFKAIAVAVVLLVLAMAVLAVVSRRTFMRAIFRPVLSLLYRKRVVGLENLPRDGGCVVISNHISWIDGILILWMLPRNVRFVVAAENFNGGVMQWIAGAFDTILMSASPKSIARALKSARDGLHDGDVVGVFPEGSLSRTGQLHGFKPGIKKILKGTDAPVIPMWHEGMWGSVFSFSGGKFFWKWPRQFRRQITLYIGEPLAADTPLDVMRSRVQDLGARASVETRRRYPVLPSRVIRVWRRRGRRMQAADSTGVEVGGRALLTRVFALRRALRREIFDRDEKFVGILLPPSVAGVAVNVALAMDRRISSNLNYTVTSDVLNHCTESLGVRHVLTSRKFMDKFDFELSAETVMLEDLRDKITTMDKVVAFIQANLIPAVLLDRMLGLNRIDSDDLLTVIFTSGSTGMPKGVMLSHANISHNVDGIERLVRLDSEDNVLGVLPFFHSFGYSVTLWAVNTLGPAGVYHFNPLDSKQVGKLAKRYHATVLLGTPTFMRGYLRRVTPDQFADLDVVVVGAEKMPPDLFDAFEQRFGVRPIEGYGATELSPLVAVNIPPSRSAAKHQRDRLEGSVGRPFPGLGIKIVSPDDGHELPAGEDGMLIVSGPNVMRGYAGQDDLTAEAITSGWYTTGDIAHVDAEGFLHITGRLSRFSKIGGEMVPHVRVEEVLLDFLESNQADAPEPSDGHPDVPLCVTSVPDEKKGERLLVLLAPGVMNETIHPDSMRKALTDAGLPNLFVPARDAFVEVDHIPLLGTGKLDLKGVKDKAVELSGSPVS
- a CDS encoding CheR family methyltransferase, encoding MQATVERHQLDRVRGLAKQLCGIHLDGSKDYLIRRRLNELMVDEKIDNLQDLLALAEAPYNRKIRERMVDALTTHETLFFRDKSPFDALTQHIIPKLYREAVGRPRLRIWSAACSTGQEPYSLAIACLESLPERSRWDIRIDASDVSVGTVEAAKRGRFQNFELSRGLSPQQQSRYFRREGNDYRIVDEVRGMVNFQVNNLLTSTPPGHDYDVIMCRNVAIYFTPADRRRIYQKMASALRPQGSLFLGCSEVPTNVSDLFKTVPLGRATSYQRIG